The DNA sequence GCAAGCCGATCGACGCCTACGTCAAGCTGGCGCAGAAGCACCGCAACAATCTCCGCGCCATGTTGCAAGAGATCGAGGCGAGGCGGGCGGCATGGCGGACTGACAGTCTCGATGGGGGCCAAGTGTAAAGGGTCATTCCGCTCCTCACTTGGCCCCTTTCGCGGGCAATTTCAAACAACTTACGACGACTCGAAACCGTCAAGGGTCGAGTTTAGTTGAACCCTTACACTCACTGCCGAAAGGCCATTATGAAACACGTTGCAATCTACAGCCGCGTCAGCACGAAGCAACAAGACCAGCGCAGCCAGGAACCCGATTTGAAGCGTTGGGCCGAGCATCAAGACGAGCCGGTCATTTGGTATCGGGACAGTTTCACGGGACGCTCGATGGAGCGGCCCGATATCACGCGTCTGCTGGCCAACGCCGCGAGCGGCCAAGTGTCGAAAATTGTTATCTGGCGCCTCGATCGATTGGGGCGAACGGCGAGCGGCTTGACCGCTTTGTTCGACGACTTGGCCGCCTGGAAGGTCGATCTCGTCTCGCTCCGCGACGGACTCGATCTCGGAACGCCAGCCGGCCGCCTGATGGCCAACGTCTTGGCGTCGGTCGCGGCGTACGAGACGGAAGTCCGCGCCGAGCGAGTGCTGGCAGGGCAAACTGCCGCCAGAGCCGCCGGCAAACGCTGGGGCGGCTCGAAGCCCGGTCGAAGTCTCAAGACCAGGGCCACGCGAGAACAAGCGGCGACAGCGCGCCGACTCCACCAGGAGGGCCAGAAGATCGCCGCCATCGCCCGCGCCGTGGGCCTAAGCCGGCCGACCATTTACGCCTTCCTCAGTGACAGAACCTAGTCCAGCAGGCCAGGCTGGCGAGCAATATACCGTCTTGTGTTCGCTGACAGCGTTGACGTTGACACAACCCCTCTAAAACGCGAGGAAAAGAGGGTTGTGGCAACGTCGACAGTGTCGACATGGGTGCCGGTGCCGCCAGAGGACCCTTGTATCACATAGCCTGTTCGGAAGCGTCCAGCCGAAGAAATAGGATGGCGCGAGCTTTTAGCGATTGCCCTGACCGACGGCAGTCACCATCGCCAAGATGCCAGCCCGCACTGAATCGGGCAATCTGGGCCATGCCTCGAACAGTGATGCCAATTGAAGGTTAGTCGACTCGTCGTGAACAGTGCCCAATTCGCGCGCTGCGTCTAGCGCTGCCTCGGCGGCTGACGAATGCAGTATCTCGTTGTCGGCATTACCGTTGTGCGCATTCTCCAGGGGACTCATAATCCCTTGGTCCCAGGTTCGAATCCTGGCGGGCCTATTAGACTTACGTCCCGTCGAGTGTGCGATTGTGCTGGTTGCATGCGAGAGATCGCGGCATTCGGTTGCGCACTGCCGAGGTGGCATCGACGTTTTGTCAGGCTACGTCTCGCTCGAGATCGACGAAGAGCGTTTCGAGGCAACGGTTGCTCTTCCCCCAGTCGAAGAGTTGGCCTGGAATCTTTGTTGCGGCGGTGACCTCGGTCGAGCCCGCCGCGCGGCGCACGCCGACGATCAAGTTCCCCTCGAGCGCGAACATGTCGGAGGGGAGCACCGCCTCGAAGCAGCAGCCGTCTTCGGCCTGCGTGACGAGTCGTAGTGTCTGTCCGTTGCGCGCCAGCGAGCAGAGCATGCGCAACATCACGCGACCGATAGGGGCCTGTACCTGGCCCGCACGGTGCTTGCCCGTCTGTATGCCAAGGCGCGCATAGAGGGGTTGCACGAGCGCGGCCACCTTGTCGAGCGGTACCCCCATGGGCATGACCTTGTCGCACAGTTTGAGAAATTCCTCGCCCGAGAGGGGCGTGCGCGACATCGTGGCATGCCGATTGATAGTGTCGCGGACGCGAGTCACGTTGAGGAGTGTCTCGTAGCGGACTTCTTGCTCCCAATCGACGGGCAACTCGGGCTCGGCGTCTTGCTGTCGGAGAGGCGTCTCGTCGAGCACGCGCAGTGTTGACGGCGTTTCGGCGGTGGCAGGCACTTGCAGCCGATGACCACAGTGAGAGCAGAACTTTCCACGGGCCTTCTGGCCACATTCCGAGCAATACATCGGCACACCACTGCGGTGGAAATATGCGAAGCGGCCATGACGGCGCGAGGCCACGTTATCGGTAAGTCATCGGCTGCGATGCGGGGCGACTTGAGCGCTGGCAGCAGTGGCGGCGGGGAGGTGGAAAGCTGGGGGATCTGCCGCGAACTTGTGCCGCCACGAGGCTTTCTCCAAGGGGGCGTCGCGTCGTAGCGCGCCCGTCGGCACGAGGTCGAGCAGGCACTCTACGCGGCCGGCGTCTGGGGAGTAAAGACGTGTTTCGTTGACCCGTTCCCGGGTCCTTATTAGATTACGGGCATTCAGGGGGGCGTTCCTGCGTCCGGATGAGGGTGACTTCCGGATCGATACGGGAAACATTGATTCAACCGTCTCGACCGGGAGCAATTGGACGTGGCACCAACCAGATCTCGCGCGCCATTGCGCGCCCGTAGGCCTGCTCGTAGGAACCGGCTCGCTTGGCATTCGACGTTCGATCGACTTGAACGGCGTGGCCTGCGGCTGGAGCCGCTCGAAGATCGCTCGCTTCTGGCGGCATCTCCGCTGGGGAGCGAGTTTCAACTCAACCCGACCGCGGCGAATAATCAGTCGTCAGTCGCTGTTGGATATCACCCGAACAGCTCGCAGTTCGTCGTGGCCTGGGTGAGCAATTTGCAGGACGGCAGCGGCGACGGCGTCTATGCTCAGCGGTACAGCACGTACGGCGATCGCGTGGGCGCGGAGTTCCGGGTCAACAATGCCACTAGTGGCAATCAAACGGCGCCGAGCGTGGCGATGGACTCCTTCGGCAACTTTGTCGTCGCGTGGCAATCTTCGACCGGCGACGGAAATGGCGACGGCATCTTCGCGCGCCGATTCGCTTACGATGCTTTCCCCCTGACGGGCGATTTCGTCGTCAACTCTGCCACCACCGGCAACCAGCAGGCGCCCGCGGTCGCCATGGCCGATGACGGCCGCTTCGTCGTCGCCTACCAAAGCTCGGTCGGCGATGGCAGCGGCTTGGGGGTCTACACGCGACTTTATCAAGCGAATGGGAACGCAGTTGCGGGCGCGGTCCTGGTGAATCAAACCACGACCGGCAATCAATTCGCGCCGGCTGTAGCGATGGACAGCACGGGCCGTTTTGTCGTCTCGTGGACCAGCGCCGGACAGGATGGTAGCGGCGAAACGATCGTCGCCCGTCGCTATGGCAACACGGGGGCGGTATTGGCCGACGAGTTCATCGTCAATCAGACCACGGACGGAAATCAATCGGCGCCGTCGATTGCGGCCAATGCCGATGGATCGTTCGTCGTTGCCTGGCACAGCGCCAATGTCGACGGCAATGGTTCGGGCATCGTCGCCAGGCGCTACAGTGCGAGCGGCGCTGCCACGAGCAGTGAATTCGTCGTCAACCAGGTCTCGGCCGGTAATCAGACGAACGCCAGCGTAGTCACCGTGGGAGCGAGCGGATTCCTGGTCGCCTGGCAGAGCGCAGGACAAGATGGCGACGGTGAAGCGATCGTTGCACGCCGATATGACTCGAGTGGCAACGCCCTGGAAGATGAATTCGTCGTCAACACGTTTGCCGCGGGCGCGCAAACGTTGCCGGCCGCGATCATGCAGGCCGACGGCGACTTTCTCATCGCCTGGCAAAGTCCGGGCCAGGAGTCGGGCGGCGGATCTTCTTTGGGGGTCTTCGGCCGCGGTTACTCGGTCGTCAACGACGCGCCGGTGTTGCGTCAAATTCCGAACAAGATAACCGATGCCGGCGGCACGATCGCCTTTACGGCTGCCGCTCTCGATGAAGACCACGGCCTCGACGTGCTGACCTATAGTCTGGCCGACGGCGCACCGGTCGGGGCCACGATCGACGCCGCGACGGGGGCGTTTACCTGGTCGACCGTGGATGTAGAACCCGGGCGCTATTTCGTCACGATCGAGGTCCGCGACCTGGCCGGCACGGTCGATTCCATGGATGTGGCGATGACGGTCTTCGCGCCCGGCGAACGCACCGTGCTCGATGACTTCGTCAATGCGATCGATCCCGCCTACAACTGGGATTTGCGCAGCCGAATCCGTGGAGACGGCGTTACCAAGTACAGCCTGTTGGTCACGTCGGGCACGTGGCGCACGGCTGCCGAGTTGAATCAACCCCTGTGGCAACACTGGTTGAACATTTACGTGCCCGACAACTTGCGTCGGACCGAAGTGCTGCTCTTCATCGACGGGGGCAGCCGAACCACCACGCCGCCGCTCGACACGGAGTTGGATTACTACGCCGGCATTTTGTCCAAGTTGACGCGCGGCATCTTTGTCGACTTGTTCAGCGTCCCCAACCAGCCCTTGCTGTTTGCGGGGGAGACCGCGTCACGGTCCGAAGATTCGATCATTGCCTACTCGTGGCGCAAGTATTTGGAGACAGGCGATCCGACCTGGCCGGTGAATCTGCCCATGACCCGCGCCGCGTTACGCGCCATGGATGCCGTTACCGATTTCTTCGAGTCGCCGACGGGGGGGAATCGCGAGATCACGGAGTTCATCGTCGGCGGCGGCTCGAAACGGGGTTGGACCACCTGGCTCGCGGCGGCCACCGATCCACGCGTCGGCGGCGCGCTGCCCGTGGTCTTCGATGCATTGAATCTCGACGCCAATTTTGCACACCACTATGCCTATTACAACGGCACGTTCTCTTCCGCCGTGAATGACTACGTGCGAGAGGGGATTCTCGACGTCAATAACTTTGGAAAAGAGCAGATTACCGCGTTGCTGTCCTTGGTGGATCCGTTCTCGTACCGAGAGCGTCTGACGCTGCCCAAATACATTCTGAACGCGAGCGGCGACGAGTTCTTCGTGCCCGATTCGTCACAGTTCTATTACGACGAACTGCTCGGGCCGAAGAATATTCGCTACCTGGCCAATTCCGGTCATGGTCTTTCGAGTGCCGAAACGGTGATCCTCGAATTGGTCGATGTCTATTTCAATTTCGTCGATGGCGTCGGCCTGCCCGAATATGAATTTCAGCTCTTGCCTGATGGCACGATCGAGATGACGACCAGTGCCGAGATCATGGGCGCCACGCTCTGGCAGGCCACGAACACCACAAAGCGCGACTTCCGCTGGCCCGTCGTTGGCGCGGCGTACGTCCCCTCGGCACTCTCTTTCGAAAACGGTGTCGTCCGTGCGAACGTGCCGACGCCAGGCCAAGGGTGGACGGCGTACTTCATCGAAATGACCGTGCAGCACACGCTGGGCTATTTCACCAAGGTCACCAGTAGCATCTACATCAAGGGGCCGCCAGCCAATTCACAACCCGAATTGCCGTTGTTGAATGACATTACCATTGTCGAAGGTTCATCGTTGTTCATCGCGGCCACGGCCACCGATGCGGATGTGGGGCAGACGTTGACGTACAGTCTCGAGCCGGGGGCGCCTGGTGCGGTTTCGATTCATCCGACGACCGGCAACCTTATCGGCTTTTGGGACGATCAAGTGGCCGGAGCGATGCCGGTCACCGTCACGGTGTGGGACAACGGCTCGCCGGCGCTGCCCGATCGCCAGACGTTCCGTATTACGGTGGTCAACGCCGCGCCGACCGCCACGCTTTCCGGGCCAACGACGGGCGTGCCGGGGGAGTCGCTGCTCTTCACGCTGCTGGCCACCGATCCCTCGAGCGCCGACCAGGCGGCCGGCTTCACCTTCCACATCGACTGGGACGGCGATGGCACCATCGATCAGACGGTCTCCGGCCCGAGCGGCATGACCGTCTCGCACACGTTTGCCACGGCCAACACCTTCGCGGCGCGCCTCACCGCCACCGATAAGGACAACGGCACGAGCGAAGCGAGCACGCTCATCGTGAGCACGAACCTCGCCCCCCTGCCCCCGGGCTCGCAGGCTTCCTTCTCCGTCGTCGAGGGGCAACCGCTCGAACTGGCCACGAGCGGCTGGACCGATCCCGAGGATCAAACGCTGTCGTATACATGGGATGTAGACAATGACGGCGAGTTCGACGACGCCGTGGGAGCCACCGCCACGGTCGCCTGGTCGACGCTCGTCGCGCTCGGCCTGGGAGAAGGCCCCGCCGTACACCTGGTGCGCGTCCGCGTGGACGACGGTCATGGTGGCGTGACGATCTCCGCGCCGATCGAACTGACGATTCTGAACGCTCCGCCCACGGTCGATGCCGGCGGGCCGTACACGGTCGTCGTGGGGCAGAGCCTCTCGCTGGCCGCGCTTGCCACGGATCCGGCCGGCGACCACGATCCGCTGACCTACGCCTGGGATCT is a window from the Pirellulales bacterium genome containing:
- a CDS encoding recombinase family protein — encoded protein: MKHVAIYSRVSTKQQDQRSQEPDLKRWAEHQDEPVIWYRDSFTGRSMERPDITRLLANAASGQVSKIVIWRLDRLGRTASGLTALFDDLAAWKVDLVSLRDGLDLGTPAGRLMANVLASVAAYETEVRAERVLAGQTAARAAGKRWGGSKPGRSLKTRATREQAATARRLHQEGQKIAAIARAVGLSRPTIYAFLSDRT
- a CDS encoding putative Ig domain-containing protein, giving the protein MSNLQDGSGDGVYAQRYSTYGDRVGAEFRVNNATSGNQTAPSVAMDSFGNFVVAWQSSTGDGNGDGIFARRFAYDAFPLTGDFVVNSATTGNQQAPAVAMADDGRFVVAYQSSVGDGSGLGVYTRLYQANGNAVAGAVLVNQTTTGNQFAPAVAMDSTGRFVVSWTSAGQDGSGETIVARRYGNTGAVLADEFIVNQTTDGNQSAPSIAANADGSFVVAWHSANVDGNGSGIVARRYSASGAATSSEFVVNQVSAGNQTNASVVTVGASGFLVAWQSAGQDGDGEAIVARRYDSSGNALEDEFVVNTFAAGAQTLPAAIMQADGDFLIAWQSPGQESGGGSSLGVFGRGYSVVNDAPVLRQIPNKITDAGGTIAFTAAALDEDHGLDVLTYSLADGAPVGATIDAATGAFTWSTVDVEPGRYFVTIEVRDLAGTVDSMDVAMTVFAPGERTVLDDFVNAIDPAYNWDLRSRIRGDGVTKYSLLVTSGTWRTAAELNQPLWQHWLNIYVPDNLRRTEVLLFIDGGSRTTTPPLDTELDYYAGILSKLTRGIFVDLFSVPNQPLLFAGETASRSEDSIIAYSWRKYLETGDPTWPVNLPMTRAALRAMDAVTDFFESPTGGNREITEFIVGGGSKRGWTTWLAAATDPRVGGALPVVFDALNLDANFAHHYAYYNGTFSSAVNDYVREGILDVNNFGKEQITALLSLVDPFSYRERLTLPKYILNASGDEFFVPDSSQFYYDELLGPKNIRYLANSGHGLSSAETVILELVDVYFNFVDGVGLPEYEFQLLPDGTIEMTTSAEIMGATLWQATNTTKRDFRWPVVGAAYVPSALSFENGVVRANVPTPGQGWTAYFIEMTVQHTLGYFTKVTSSIYIKGPPANSQPELPLLNDITIVEGSSLFIAATATDADVGQTLTYSLEPGAPGAVSIHPTTGNLIGFWDDQVAGAMPVTVTVWDNGSPALPDRQTFRITVVNAAPTATLSGPTTGVPGESLLFTLLATDPSSADQAAGFTFHIDWDGDGTIDQTVSGPSGMTVSHTFATANTFAARLTATDKDNGTSEASTLIVSTNLAPLPPGSQASFSVVEGQPLELATSGWTDPEDQTLSYTWDVDNDGEFDDAVGATATVAWSTLVALGLGEGPAVHLVRVRVDDGHGGVTISAPIELTILNAPPTVDAGGPYTVVVGQSLSLAALATDPAGDHDPLTYAWDLDGDLDFDDATGSTPTLSWTQLAALGFAEGTQVYTILLRVADDDGGVTEVSTTLTIENAPPVAGVTGDLIARADVTSALFTLTALDLEASDQAAGFTFQIDWNGDGTYDETVVGPSGTTVSHTFAAAGTFGVLVRAIDKDGGASENARHAIHVWSLEQIGADVVWEGSGGDDAVQFQQTGPHEVEVRTTRVGGVVTNFVESFSGLTGRVIGRGGAGHDVLDAGALASISATLEGGRHNDTLIGGAADDILRGDFVGAKGDGAEGNDSILGGAGNDLLEGDGSEGGKDTIYGGAGDDTILGDGGDGAEGRADRLFGEEGNDQIFGHHGNDLIDGGNDDDLITGGDGAESNDTLLGGAGNDVLSGGSGRDSISGGAGRDVLLGGLGLDTLKGEADEDLLVADTTTFALNAAALLAIHTEWTSNNSYEDRIAHLTGTAGGANGTTYLQPGTTLFDDGEIDTLTGGATDLDWYLYSLLEDILNDHEPGETQTDTSPFPLPEL